The Dethiosulfovibrio peptidovorans DSM 11002 nucleotide sequence GCCCTCATAGAGATCAGCTCCGAACGTCTGGGATGTGGATCAGAGACATTGTAGCATCGGGGCCCAGTGTGAGGGAAAGGTGCGTTGCCAAGGGTCTCGTAGTAGTTACCTGCCCCGGAGTCATAGCACTCCGGGGCCTTTTTCTTTCAGAAACGCCAGGAAACGATCGGCCCATTCGGGGTCGTACTGGGTTCCGGAACAGCGGCGTATCTCCTCAATTGCCTCCTCGTGGGTCATGGACTTTCCGTAGTATTTGTGGGTCATGGCCTCGTAGGAGTCCACCAGGTTCATGATTCTGCTTTCCAGAGGAATACCCTTTCCCGACACGGGGTCTTTCCTGAAGGGATAGCCGGTTCCGTCCCATCTCTGGTGGTGGTGCAGTATGGCGTCGGCCAGGTCCGAGAGGGTGGGGGCGGCTATTGCGATCCGGTAGCCTATCTCAGGGTGGCTTCGAACCTCTTTCCTCTCCTCATCGGTTAGAGGGCCTTTCTTGCCAAGTATCTTCGGGTCCACCCCTACCAGGCCGATATCGTGTATTTCGGCAAGACGGATCATCCTCTTGCGGAAGATCTCGTCCACCTCGTCTATGGTGGGAACGAAGGCCGCCATTATTGAGCGGCACCTTTTCATGTGTCCCACCTTGCGACCCTCTCTGGAGGAAATCATCCTCAGGAAGAAGGTCAGTATGGCGTCCCTGGCGTCGTCCCTCTGGGTTTCCTTCCGTGCGTACATTCTCTCGTCGGCGTCCTTGATTATCTCCTCTATCGATCTTCTCGATGCCTCTCCTGTAGCTATGCCCCAGGCCATTTGAAGAGGAATGTCTCCGTTCGAGTCGGCCTGTTCCAGCCTTGCTTTCAGTTCTGCTCCGATGTCCCTCTTTTCCGAGCTGTTAGGCACAAGCAGGGCAAATTCGTCTCCTCCCAGCCTGGCTACGGTGTCTCCCGGTTGGGATACGTCCTTTAACACCGTTGCGGCCTTGTTTATAAGCTTGTCTCCCCACTCGTGTCCCAGGGCGTCGTTAACCAGCTTTAGTCCGTTGACGTCGCACATCGCCACTGTTATCGGGTCTTGATCTCCACGCCCCAGTCGGGAGACTTCCTCCTCGAAGTACCGTCTGTTGTGGAGCCCCGTCAGTGAATCCCTTACGCTCATCTCCCTGACTTCTTGGATGGATTTGCAAACCTTTTCTTTGAGGTCTTCCACGCTTTTCCAGATTCGCTTTATTTCCAGTGGCATGCCCGATGGGGGGGTGGGGGTCGGAGCGTAGTCTGCCTCCGAGGCCGAGAAGAGTTGCTTTTGCAGTTCGTCTATGGCTTTTGTGATGCTGTGAGACAGAAGCAGGAAGAAAAATATTCCTACTATTGTTGAGGAGATCAGTATCTTGAGGTGTGTTTTAACTATGCGACTTGATCCGGCCTTGATCTCGTCCATGTTTAATGCTGCCCCTATGAAAAGATTCCCGTAGGCAAGGGGCGCTATTTTTAGCATTTGTTTTTTACCGTTTTCCGAGATGTTATCGATCAACAGCCCCTCTTCGTTTTTTACCTCATCTGGGGAAAAACAAGGGGTTGCCTCCGAAAAATTCTCTCCTAAGGGTATTCCGTTATGGTCGAAGAGCCGGAAATACCCTCCTTTTCCGAAGCTGTGATTTTGTATCAAATTTATAAGATTGGAGAGTCTTACGGAGCCCAGTATGACTCCTTCGAATGCTCCGTCTATGATTAGGGGAACGGAGAATCCGATGAATTGAACCGCTTTTTTGTCTTTGGCCTGGATGACCGAGGTTATATGGGGAACTCCTTCCTTTCCCAGAGTGAAGTATTTCCGGTCCAATACGTTGAATTGTCTCTCGGAGATATCTCCGACCTCGCTGTCCAAGACGGGGTTGCCGTTTCTATCGATATAGAGCAGTCTGGCCAGATCAGTTCTGCCGTGTGCCATGGCATGGAGATCTTGCGCCATGGCATGGAGGTCGAGAGATTGGACGGAGTGGAGTTTCGATACGGCCTTTATGTCCTCCATTATGCTCAGGTCGAACCAGCGGGCGATATAGTTCGTCTGGAGGTCCAGAGCGTTGTCCAAAGTCGTTAGGGCCAGGTCGGTCTCTCTGTCGCTTTCGTTTCTTACGAAGATTAAAATCGGCAAGGCAGTCACCAATATGAGGATGGCCAATATCGCTACGAAGGTGCTTCTTGCGCTTTTGGATGCGATGAACATAGGATCCCTCCTGAGAGCTCCTTTTTTCTCTGAAAATAGATTTTTCTCAGTTTATTTTATACCTATTACTCTCTTGGAACCACGATGTCGGAGGGATAGGAACCCAGCACCCTCATGGATAAACAGGATTTTCTCATGGCTTCCAGGGCGTCGGATATCTCCGGATCGGAGGAGTTGCCCATCATGTCCAGAAAGAACAGGTATTCGAAGGGGTTGCCCTGCATGGGGCGGGACTGTATGGCAGTCAGGTTAACCCCTGCCGTACGGAGAGGGTCCAGCGCTCCCAGGAGGGATCCCGGTCTGTGAGGTACGGAGAAGAGTATGGAGGTTTTATCCCCCTCGGATCTGGTTGAACCCTTGGGGCCTACTACCCAGAACCTGGTCCTGTTGTGGGATCTGTCCTGTATGTCCCTGGCAAGTATATTTATTCGGTTTGCCTCCGCCGCCTTGGCGCTGCACACCGCTGCCGTTCCCGGTTCGGAAGAGGCTATGGCGGCTCCGTGGCTGGTGGTACCCACCGGTTCCTTTTTCGCTCCCGGTAGCTTTTCCTCCAGCCAGAGTCTGCACTGGGCCAGGGCCTGGGGGTGGGAGACCACCCGTTTTATCTCCGAGAGAGGCGAGGTCGAGGCAAGGACGTGTCTTATAGGAAGGCTAACCTCCTGTATCACAGTCATTTCCGGTCCTGTCTCGGAGAATCCGTCCAGGGTCGCGTAGACGGTCCCCTCCACGGTGTTCTCCACCGGCACGAGCCCGAGAGAGGCCCTGCTGGTCTCGACGGCCCTGAACACCTCTCTGGGACCGGTCACGAACAGGGGGTCGATCGAGGATCCCAGGGCTCTTTCCATGGCCTGTTGGGAATAGGACCCCTCGGGGCCCATACAGGCCACGGTAGGTCTGACCTGGACCGATCGACAGAGGGATATTATCTCTTTGTGTATGGTGGACAGGGATTCTCGATCCAGGTCGGGGTTCATCTCGCTGAAACGGCGTATGATCCGTTCCTCCCTGACCGGGTCGTAGATAGGGCCGTCTCCCTTGGCTCTACCTATCTCTTTTGCAGTCTCCACCCGTCTCGCCAGCAGCTTTGCGATGTCTTTGTCCAGCTCGTCTATGGTCGTTCTGAGTTCTTTCAGTCTGTCGTTCAACTCGATCACCTGTTCTTTCCGGAGTTTTCAGCACCTACGAGATCTACTTATCGATCTCGCCGGAGCTCTTCAAAGCCCATCGGGCCGTCATAGGGCCTATGAATTCGTGTATTACCGTGCAGCCTATGATGACGTTTATCAGAGTGTCCGCGAAGGGGGCCATCTCGGGGATCCTCTTGAGGGTCAACGCCAGACCGATCACTATGCCGCCCAGGGGGATTAGCCCTCCTATCACGTATCGGCAGGTTCTACCGTCCACCCCTGTGAGGTCGCCCCCTCCGTAGATTCCCGCCGCCTTGCCCAGCACCCTTAAGAGCACGACCGCCGGAATGAAGGCCAGGGAAGACAGAAGCGACGGCATGTCGAGGGTCATTCCGCTCACGCAGAAGAAGATGAGGAACACCGGCTCCTCCAGAGTGGACTGTACGAAGTCGAAGATCTCGTCGGAGCGATCGTTGGCGTTAACCACCCAGATTCCCATGACCATGGTGGCCAGAAGCTCGTCGGCCTTCAGCGCCTCCGCGACGCCGAAGCAGGCCATAAGCCCTCCTACGAGCACTATGGTGAGCCCTCCGCCTCCCTCGCCGTCCAGGGCCTTGGAGCTCATTCGATCGACCATTATGCCGAAGACGCATCCCACGGCAGCGGAGAGGACGATCGTCCAGACCGGAGAGAGCAGCACCGAGAAGAGGGAAAGTTCTCCTCCTCCCATTATCGTTCTGGCCAGAGCCAGAGCCAGACCGAAGTTTATTATGCCGAAACCGTCGTCGAAGGCGGATACGCCCAATATGGTCGAGGTAACAGGTCCCTTCGCTCCATACTGGTGGGCTACCGCTATCGTCGCCGCCGGGTCGGTAGGGGAGACCAATCCTCCCATCAAAATGGAGAAGGCCAGCACCGCCGGGGTTCCGGAGATGCCGAAATGGGATCCTAAGAGCACGCAAAAGGGGATCATACCGAGTATCACCGCCAGAAAGGCCCCTTCGGCCTCCAGAATCGTCATTGCCACGATGCTTTTGCCGAGGGAGCGTATTTTATCTATAGCCAGGGATCCCCCGATCTCGAAGGTTATGACGCACAGTAGCACGTTTACCATCGTGTTCGTTCCCGCTATGGCACTTTGGGGAACCAGGCCGAAGACGGTGGGGTTCAGTATCAATCCTGCGGCGAGATAGCCAGTTATCTTGGGAAGCCCGGCCTTCACCGCCAGGTGTCCCAGAAAATAGCCGAAGAAGATCACCAGTCCCATGCCGAGCAAGGGATCCTGCATAAAGGGAAAGTTCATATAGCCATCCTCCGTTTTAGTGGTTTTGCCGACCATTCTACATCATGGAAGGACGATGGTGACGATCGGACCTTCAGGGTGTAGGATATCGGAGTATCTTTATCAACAAGAGAGGGGTCTTTATCTTGAAGTTCGATACAGCGGCTGTCGTAAGCTATTCTCCCACCGGGACGACCACAAGAGTTATGAAGGAGATCGTGGAGGGTATGGGATCGAAGCTTTCCTTTTTGGATGCTACATTGCCGGAGGCGAGAGAGACGGCCATCCTTCCCGAGGGAGACGTTCTGTTGGTAGGGATGCCTGTCTATTCCGGCAGGATCGCCAAAGAGGGACGGGCTTTGCTGGAGAAACTCCGGGGAGACGGACGGCCCGCCGTAGCCGTGGTGGTCTACGGCAATAGGCACTACGACGATGCGCTGTTGGAGCTTGGGGATCTCCTGAAGGAGAAGGAGTTCAAGGTGGTTGTCGGAGCGGCCTTCATCGGCGAGCATTCCTTCGCCGACGAAAAGTATCCTACAGCCATAGGCAGGCCGGACGGCTACGACATGCCTGTGATACGGTCTTTCGGGGCCAAGATGGCCAAGATGCTTGGCGCTGTCGATTCGGTCTCCGAGCTGCCCGAGGCGGATCTGCCTGGGAAGAGGCCCTACAAAGTTCCCTCCACCATGCCGGAGGGGTCTCCCGTAACCGATGTAGAGATGTGCGTTCACTGTGGAAAATGCGCCGCGGTATGTCCCGTAGGGGCGGTGGATTCGAAGGATCCCAACGTAACCGACGGCGTGGCCTGCACTTTCTGCTGCGCCTGCGTGAAGGCCTGTCCTACCGGTGCTAGGGTGCTGAAGCTGGAGCCCGTGGCCTCTTTGGGAAAGAAGATGTGGGACAACTTCTCCTCCCGTCGGGAGCCCGAGTTTTTTCTGCCGATGTCCCTGGATGCAAAGCGGTGAGGGATTCTTGAATGACGAGTTTAACCGTCGTAGCCTTTCTTATTTTAATCGTGGCTATCACCATGACTATGGTAGGCAAGGGTGGAGGTAATTTTTATGTCGTGATTTTGGCTATCGCAGGTATCCATATGGGCATCTCTAAAAACTCCCCTAACTGGCAGGGAGAAAAACCCCTGTTTAGGCTGGGATGTTAAAATACCGGTTGTAACCAAAAATTCTCGAGAAGGGATGGGATCCCCTTGAAACAGCGGAGCCTCTTTGCGGAAGAAATAGCCTACGATAGCCTTGAAAAGGTGAACGATCCACTGGTACGAATAGAGAAAGCGGTGGACTGGTCCATCTTCGAGCAGCCGTTGAAGGACTTCCGCGAAGGGCTCAGACAGAAGGATTCTCTGGGAGGAAGAAAGCCCTTCCCTCCTCTTCTCATGTTCAAGATCCTGGTGCTTCAGGCACTGTACAACCTGTCGGACGACGCAATGGAGTTTCAGGTAAGGGACAGGCTTTCCTTCAGACGTTTTCTCGGCCTCTCCCTGGAAGCCAAAGTCCCTGATGCCAAGACTATATGGCTTTTTCGGGAGCAGCTGACCAAGGCGGAACTGATGAAGCCTCTGTTCGATCTTTTTGACGGTCACATCCGTAAAAGCGGCTTCGAGGCAAAAAAAGGGCAGATAGTGGATGCCTCCATAGTGAAGGTCCCGATCCAGAGGAACAAACGGGATGAAAACCGCAAGATCAAGGATGGAGAACCACCGGAAGACTGGCCCGACAACAAGAGATCTCAAAAAGACACCGATGCCAGGTGGACGAAGAAAAACGGCAAAAGCTCCTTCGGCTACAAGAACCACATAGAGATCGACTCTCAGAACAAGATCATCCGTAAATACAGCGTAACCGAGGCATCGGTCCACGACAGCAATGTATTCGAGGAACTCATCGATCCCAGTAACAGCAGCAAAGACGTCTATGCCGACTCAGCTTATAGAAGCCATGAGAAAATCTCTTGGCTTGAGGAACAAGGCTACAGACCGAAGATCCAACGAAAAGGATACAGAGGCAAACCCATCACGTGGTGGGAAAAACAGGGTAACAGAACAAGATCCAAAGTCCGAAGCCGAGTGGAGCACGTCTTTGGAGCCCAAACCATGAAGGCCGGCAACCTGATAGTTCGAACTATCGGGAAAGCCAGAGCTTCAACCGCTATAGGACTGAGAAACCTGGCCTATAACATCGTTCGATTCTCGTTCCTGATGATGAAGTCAGGGGCGATATCTGCCGTGCCCAAATGACGGTAAAAGCCGAGTTGTTCAGGTCACCGGAGCGACAATAGAGAATCATCTTAACGCTGATTTAGCCTAATTTGTCGCTGTTTCTGGTCTGTGGCTTTTTTGTCTGCTCAGACCGCTAAATATGGGGTTGCTAGAGGTGCCCATATGCATGAAGCTGCGACGACGGCCCAGTTTATCCTATTTTTCGCGTCGATGGCTGCGATGATCGTGTTCCAAAAAAATAAATCGGTCTCGTGGGTGTTAGCCGTTTTAGTAGGTGTCGTTACCGCACTTTCCGCTCTTGGAGGAGGATACTTTTCACATCTATTCAGCGGTTTTACATTGAAAATAGTGTTTTCTTTGCTGTTGATGATCGCCGGAATCGTCATGCTTCTCCCCGTTGCCGAGCGTCGAGCCTCCACCGAGGTCAGACGTTTGGGGGTTATTCGTATTCGATCTGGGGCGGGGTTGGAAACGTATAACGTGAATATGTGGATCGCACTGCCTGTAGCCATTTTGACCGGTTTCGGATCCGGAATGGTCGGTGTGTCAGGTGGCTCTTTTCTGGTCCCTCTGATGGTTTTTGCCTGTGGGGTCCCTATGCACACAGCGGTAGGGACTGCGTCTATCTTAATAGCGATAACTGCTTTTATGGGTTTTGCCGGCCATGCTGCTCAAGGTGATTTTAACGCATCTTGGGCCATCCCTCTGGCGGTAGTCACCGCTTTTGGGGGGATTCTTGGCGGAAGAATGGCATTGAGTGCGAAGCCTAAACATCTTAAAAAGCTTTTTGCCTACACGAATTGGCTTGCCGCTTTGTTCATGATCGTCAATGCGCTTCACACGAGAGGATTTATATAGTTTTGATCGAACCAGCAGAGGGTGTATAATTTACGTAATATTCTAAGGGGGAGGCGATACGTTTGCAGTTAAAACCGTTGTCGTTTATCGCTGTTTTTCTCACGTTCCTGCTGGTTTTGGTCGGTTCGGCTTTCGGCTGTACCAGGGTGACCTACGTCGGTCCGGAGGACACGATCATAACCGGTCGTACTATGGATTGGGGGAGCGATATAGGGAGTAACCTTTGGGTTTTTCCTCGCGGTATGGAGAGAGACGGCGCTGCCGGACCGAACTCAGTCAAGTGGAGTTCTCTCTACGGCAGCGTGGTGGCCTCCGCCTTCGACGCCGCTACTGTTGATGGAATGAACGAAAAAGGCTTGGTGGTTAATTTGCTTTATCTGGTGGAGTCGCAGTATCCCAAGCCGAAAAAGGGCGACCCCAGGTCTCCTATCTCGATAGCCGCCTGGGCTCAGTATGTTCTGGATAGGTTCGCCACGGTGAAAGAGGCGGTGAAGGCTCTGAGCCAGGAACCTTTTTACGTGGTTCCCACCATGACCCCGGACGGACATACCGGACACGCCCATCTTGCCATATCGGATCTTTCCGGCGACTCGGCCATTTTCGAGTATCTGGAGGGGAAGCTCGTGATCCACCACGGCAAAGAGTATCAGGTCATGACCAACTCGCCTTCCTTCGATAAACAGTTGGCACTCTGCGCCTACTGGCAGGAGATCGGCGGCTTGACCATGCTTCCCGGGACCAATCGCGCATCCGATCGATTCGTCAGGGCCGCCTTCTACATCGATGCCATACCCAAAACGTCAGACATAAGGACCGCTTTGGCGGGGGTGCTCGGGGTTATCAGAAACGCGTCGGTACCTTTGGGAATATCCACCCCCGACAAGCCCAACATCTCCTCGACTTTGTGGCGTACTCTGGCGGATCATAAAAACAGAAGGTACTACTTCGACGGGGTGCTCAGCCCGAGCCTGTTCTGGGTTGACCTGGATAAGTTGGACTTGGCGGAGGGGGCTCCGGTCCTTCATCTGCCCCTGAAGGACGTCGCACTGGGAGGCGAGGCCTCCGGTAATTTTGAAACTTCGACGCCCTTCGAGTTTTTAGAAGCGCAGCCATGATAAATATGCGGGAATCTCGATCTTATGTCGAGATTCCCGTTTTTTTCTTGAAATACTTAAGCTCCGATCTTTTCCTCTGACGTTCCTCTTGTTCCGTTTACTTCGAGTTCTCTGTCGTCTAAATCCCGATCATGTTTTTTACGTCCTGTGCCGGAGGGGTTCCGAAAAGTCGTTTGTACTCCCGGCTGAACTGTGAGGGACTTTCGTATCCCACCTGAAACGCCGCCGTCGCTGCGTCCAGACGTTCGGTAAGCATCAACCGTCTCGCCTCGTTCAGCCGGAGCCTCTTCTGGAACTGGAGAGGGCTCATGGCCGTTACGGATCGAAAATGGTGATGAAAGGTGGATTGGCTCATGCCCGATCGAGAGGCCAGTTCGTCCATCTTGATCTGATCCGCGAAGTTTCTCCTTAGCCACTCTATCGTGCTGGCTATGCTGTGGCTGTGGTTTCCCGCCGTGACTATCCGTCTCAATTTGGGGCCCTGTTCACCGACAAGAAGCCGGTAGAATATCTCCCGTTTGATCATCAGGCCCAGCACCGGTAGATCCTCCGGTGATTTAAGCAAGTTCACCAATCGAAGAAAAGCCTCCAGCATGTTCGGAGTTGCCTCGCTGGCCTCAAGTACCTGGGCTACTACCGGAAGATCCACCGAGGTTATCAAAAAATATCTGTCGTCGTATATATAGCTTTCCTCTCCCAGAAAGATCCGCTTTCTCCCCTGGGCTATCAGGCATATGCTGGAGTCCATCGTATAGCTCAACGGCTCGGTAGGGGAGTTCCCCCTTATGAGAACCAGTCCTGCGATCTCCGTTTCCAGTCGAGGCCGTGTCCTGGTTCGCCTGTCGATCTCCATGGCTAAAGCCCTCTGTATAGTATCTATCCGATCATCGCAAGATCTCGCCGTATCGCTCATCCTTATTTTGTCCTCCCGTTTTCCCGAGTTCTTTCCGTCAAGATGGAACGCTCCGACCGAGAAATCAAGCTTTTCTCCGCCTTATCGCAGGATCAGGCAAGGAACGGACAGTATCTGTATATCGCCTATCTTTACCCCGGGTGTATAAATCCTTTTTAGAGATGAGACGGATATCACGACGGATCGCCGTTTTGGGCATGGCATATCGTGAGACAGTAGAGGCTTTTAATAGTAAATGGAGGTAGACGCAGATAAGGAGGGCCTGAATATGAACGAGATAGAGGATCTGTTTCCCAGAGGCGGGGAGAACGCCGCTTACGCCAAGTATTTTCTCGGAAAGAGTTATCTGAACATGCTTTCACTGGAGGGCGTGGTCATAGGGAACGTAACCTTCGAGCCCGGTTGCCGCAATAACTGGCACGTCCATCACGCCAAGTCCGGTGGAGGACAGATACTGCTGTGTACCGCCGGTTATGGCTGGTATCAGGAGTGGGGAAAGCCCGCCAGAAAGCTGGCGCCCGGCGACGTGGTGAACATACCGGCAGGCGTCAAGCACTGGCACGGAGCAGCCAAGGACAGCTGGTTCGCCCATGTAGCGGTCGAGGTGCCGGGGGAGGACTGTTCCAACGAATGGCTGGAGATCGTGGACGACGAGCAGTACGAAAAACTGGCCTAAAGGGAGGTACGGCAATATGGGCAAGGTGACCGCGGGAAAAGAAATGCTGGGGGATTTCGCCCCTCAGTTTGCGGGATTCAACGACGACGTGCTTTTCGGAGAGGTGTGGTCCAGGGAGGACAAGCTGGCCCCCAGGGAGAGGAGCATCGTCACCGTGTCGGCTCTTCTGTCCAGCGGAATTTTGGACAGTTCCCTCAAGTTTCACATCCAGAAGGCGAAGGACAATGGTGTGACGAAAGAGGAGATGGTTAAGGATATGGGCCGATACGATGTTGTCCTTATAGGGTTCCCTATCTGGTGGTATGTAGCGCCGAGGATAATACAGACCTTTTTGGAGAGCTACGATTTTTCCGGTAAGAAAATCTCGCTTTTCGCGACCTCCGGGATGAGCGGGATGGGAGATACGCAGGAGATTCTTCGTTTGTCCTGTCCCGGTGCGGCCACTTGGGGTGCCGGAAGAAGATTTAGTGAGTCTGCCTCGGAGAGCGAGATCAATCGATGGGTAGGCAAGTCGAGTTTCTAAACAAAGGGGGGGATTGCGATGAATAAAATGGCGTTTGTTTTAGTAGAGCTTTTGATGGTGTTTAGCCTTGCGACTTGCGGCAGCGCCTCGTCGTCCAGCCCTTCAACGTCGGAAAACCCTGCCACCGTAGACTCCGCCGCCTCCGGTCTGAGAGAGAGCGGCGAGCTCTTGAGAAAAGCCGCAGGAAACGGAAACTGGCTGGAGGGAAGACGTTTCTCCTCCGGGGTGAAAGAAGAAGAGATCCAGCCCTGGATTGAAGGATTGGGCTTGTAGAAAGATTGCTTTGCGAGGTGTTTCGCTATGATTTTTGAAGAGACTTACAGTTTATCCAACGGAGTGAAGATACCCAAACTGGGGTTGGGAACCTGGTTTATCCCCGACGATCAGGCCGCGGAGGCAGTCAGGCAGGCCGTCGAGCTGGGATATCGCCACATGGACACGGCTCAGGCCTACGAGAACGAGGCAGGTGTAGCAGCTGGTGTGAAGAGCTGCGGGATAGAGAGGGAGAAGCTCTTCGTCACCAGCAAGGTGGCCGCCGAGCATAAGACCTATGAGACCGCGGCTTCGTCCATCGACGAGACCCTTTCCAGGATGGGGTTGGATTATCTGGACATGATGATAATACACAGTCCTCAGCCTTGGAACGAGTTTCGAGACGAAAAACGGTATTACGAGGAGAACAAGGCCGTCTGGCGGGCTTTGGAGGACGGCTATCGAGCCGGCAAGCTGAAGGCTATCGGAGTCTCCAACTTCCTCGTCGACGATCTGGAGAGCCTGCTGGCGGATTGCACCGTGAAGCCCATGGTCAATCAGATATTGGCCCACATCGGCAATACCCCCGAGGAACTGATGGCTTTCTGTGAAAAGAACGATATTTTGGTGGAGGCCTACGCTCCTATCGCTCACGGGGTTGCGCTTTGGAACCGGGAGCTGGTGGCGATAGCGGAAAAATACGGTATCACCGTTCCCCAGCTTTGCATCAAATACGTGTTGCAGCTGGGCACTTTCGCTCTTCCCAAGACGGCGACCCCAGCTCACATGGTGGACAACGCCAAGCTGGATTTTACCGTCACCGACGAGGATATAGGAATCCTGAAGAGGCTCTCCGACATGAAAGATTACGGAGAGTTCAGCTTCTTCCCTGTGTTCAGCGGCAAGTAACGACCTAGAATTTACCTGACGAACCTGGATTTATTCATCCAGCTAGTATTTCGAGGTTAAGGGAACGGTCGGAGGAGGTCCTCGGCTCTTGGCGGATCGGAGATTTCCTCCTTTTTGTGGACCGATAACCCTATCCCTTAACGTCTAACGTCGGCTACTAGGGCTATTTCCCCTTGATCGGTAAGGTAACCACCATCTTGGTTCCCCTCCTGCCTTCCCCGTCCTCAATGGATATCCTTCCTCCGTGGTAGTCCGTTACGTTCTTGGCTATGGCCAGGCCGAGGCCGCTTCCCATGGCCCTCTCCCCGTGATATCTGTAGAAACGGCGGAAGACCCTCTCCCTCTCCTGGTTTGGGATGCCCGGCCCCTCATCCTCTATCTCCAGGATAAGTGTCTGGCCTTCGCCTCTGACCTTCACCGTAACGGAGCTTTCTCGAGGCGAGTATTTGAGGGAGTTGTCGATCAGGCTGGATATCATCGTCTTGAGCCCGTATCGGTTTCCCCTCACTGTCACAGGTCTTATGGGTTCCAAGAGACGAAGGGATATGCGTTTCATCTCGAATGACGGCCCGTATTCCGAGAGCACCGCCCTCAAGACGTGCATGATGTCTACGTCTTCGGTCTCCTTGCCTAAGGTCTCCTCCGTCCTGGAGATGGACAGGAGCTGATTGACCATGGCCGTCGCCCGGCCGATGCCCTTTTTCATCTTTTTAAGCATGCGTCCCATCTCGGCCTCTTCAGGGACCTCCAATGTGTTCTGGATCTGCAGGTCCACGGCTGTGAGAGGGGTCCTCAGCTCGTGGGCGGCGTCGGCGATGAAGCGCTTCTGTCTCCTGATGGAGTCATCCAGTCTGGCCAGAAGGGCGTTCAGCTCCACGACCAGGGGCATGATCTCCTCCGGCACCTCCGTCTCGTTCACCGGATCCAGCCTGGACGCCTTTCTACTGCGTATGCTGTCGCAGAGCTCTTTCAGAGGCTTGAAGCTTTTGTTCACTACCAGATATATCCATAAGGCCAGCACCGCCGCCAGGG carries:
- a CDS encoding linear amide C-N hydrolase, translated to MQLKPLSFIAVFLTFLLVLVGSAFGCTRVTYVGPEDTIITGRTMDWGSDIGSNLWVFPRGMERDGAAGPNSVKWSSLYGSVVASAFDAATVDGMNEKGLVVNLLYLVESQYPKPKKGDPRSPISIAAWAQYVLDRFATVKEAVKALSQEPFYVVPTMTPDGHTGHAHLAISDLSGDSAIFEYLEGKLVIHHGKEYQVMTNSPSFDKQLALCAYWQEIGGLTMLPGTNRASDRFVRAAFYIDAIPKTSDIRTALAGVLGVIRNASVPLGISTPDKPNISSTLWRTLADHKNRRYYFDGVLSPSLFWVDLDKLDLAEGAPVLHLPLKDVALGGEASGNFETSTPFEFLEAQP
- a CDS encoding AraC family transcriptional regulator; the encoded protein is MSDTARSCDDRIDTIQRALAMEIDRRTRTRPRLETEIAGLVLIRGNSPTEPLSYTMDSSICLIAQGRKRIFLGEESYIYDDRYFLITSVDLPVVAQVLEASEATPNMLEAFLRLVNLLKSPEDLPVLGLMIKREIFYRLLVGEQGPKLRRIVTAGNHSHSIASTIEWLRRNFADQIKMDELASRSGMSQSTFHHHFRSVTAMSPLQFQKRLRLNEARRLMLTERLDAATAAFQVGYESPSQFSREYKRLFGTPPAQDVKNMIGI
- a CDS encoding cupin domain-containing protein translates to MNEIEDLFPRGGENAAYAKYFLGKSYLNMLSLEGVVIGNVTFEPGCRNNWHVHHAKSGGGQILLCTAGYGWYQEWGKPARKLAPGDVVNIPAGVKHWHGAAKDSWFAHVAVEVPGEDCSNEWLEIVDDEQYEKLA
- a CDS encoding flavodoxin, which codes for MGKVTAGKEMLGDFAPQFAGFNDDVLFGEVWSREDKLAPRERSIVTVSALLSSGILDSSLKFHIQKAKDNGVTKEEMVKDMGRYDVVLIGFPIWWYVAPRIIQTFLESYDFSGKKISLFATSGMSGMGDTQEILRLSCPGAATWGAGRRFSESASESEINRWVGKSSF
- a CDS encoding aldo/keto reductase, with the protein product MKIPKLGLGTWFIPDDQAAEAVRQAVELGYRHMDTAQAYENEAGVAAGVKSCGIEREKLFVTSKVAAEHKTYETAASSIDETLSRMGLDYLDMMIIHSPQPWNEFRDEKRYYEENKAVWRALEDGYRAGKLKAIGVSNFLVDDLESLLADCTVKPMVNQILAHIGNTPEELMAFCEKNDILVEAYAPIAHGVALWNRELVAIAEKYGITVPQLCIKYVLQLGTFALPKTATPAHMVDNAKLDFTVTDEDIGILKRLSDMKDYGEFSFFPVFSGK
- a CDS encoding sensor histidine kinase, whose amino-acid sequence is MKSIKRSLLWGLVLGTVLCSSAVMVILFLAIREEIYEIMDYQMEQTALAAHLNGRPKELDTSSGFEEETISSVIQIRDKSGRLIYSTDPSAEVEAVGKTGFSHVSGEGEGWRVYVLSRKGRDIQVSQPISKRRQTVIMIAMETAGSLLSLAAVLALWIYLVVNKSFKPLKELCDSIRSRKASRLDPVNETEVPEEIMPLVVELNALLARLDDSIRRQKRFIADAAHELRTPLTAVDLQIQNTLEVPEEAEMGRMLKKMKKGIGRATAMVNQLLSISRTEETLGKETEDVDIMHVLRAVLSEYGPSFEMKRISLRLLEPIRPVTVRGNRYGLKTMISSLIDNSLKYSPRESSVTVKVRGEGQTLILEIEDEGPGIPNQERERVFRRFYRYHGERAMGSGLGLAIAKNVTDYHGGRISIEDGEGRRGTKMVVTLPIKGK